The Rhizoctonia solani chromosome 4, complete sequence genome contains a region encoding:
- a CDS encoding FAD-dependent oxidoreductase, which produces MSIRGLAVALNSNGRYAYRKPEMAVDHLVIGAGVVGLAIAQRLAYKFPDKSTYLVERNSRVGEETRMKELPKFRGLYYPADSLKTRLCLRGRHLLYGHCDKHKVPYRKTGKLIVARKGQEEYLNKLHAHAKALKWPPFSNPDSSKSPVAPTRLISGDEARQLEPDLSREITAAIESPETGILDSHSFFESLEKLIDESNGAGTVALGTKVVRVDPGWVVQFLTGDSGEPDSILTHTLVNASGLSSTLVLNALLPLDKRLTAFFSRGSYASYRGPGTSHISRLIYPVPEQSTSHGHASLGTHLTVDMEGNIKFGPDAEWLQPPEDMALDGQETHDFWKDTLFQATVALNRYGLSSDYVGIRPKLVGPGHGFQDFVIRQDWSTDFYSAEANSRSGRMISLLGIESPGLTSSLAMGEMVVEELI; this is translated from the exons ATGTCGATCAGGGGCTTGGCTGTTGCTTTGAATAGCAATGGTCGATACGCGTATAGGAAGCCAGAGATGGCAGTGGATCATCTGGTCATTGGAGCAG GGGTGGTTGGTCTGGCAATTGCCCAACGCCTAGCATACAAGTTTCCTGATAAATCGACGTACTTAGTGGAACGTAATAGCAGAGTCGGAGAAGAGACGAG GATGAAAGAGCTCCCGAAATTCAGAG GACTTTATTATCCGGCCGACTCACTGAAAACTCGACTATGCCTACGGGGCCGACATCTGCTTTACGGGCACTGTGACAAGCATAAAGTTCCTTATCGCAAGACGGGAAAACTCATTGTTGCAAGGAAAGGCCAGGAGGAGTATCTGAATAAACTACATGCGCACGCGAAGGCTCTCAAATGGCCACCCTTTTCTAATCCA GACTCGTCCAAATCCCCCGTTGCCCCAACCCGGTTGATCTCGGGAGATGAAGCACGGCAGCTCGAGCCCGATCTATCCCGTGAGATCACAGCGGCCATCGAGAGCCCTGAGACTGGTATCCTTGACTCTCATTCGTTCTTTGAGTCTTTGGAGAAGTTGATAGACGAGAGCAATGGCGCTGGGACAGTGGCACTCGGTACCAAAGTCGTTCGTGTGGACCC CGGTTGGGTAGTGCAATTTCTCACTGGAGATAGCGGCGAGCCGGATAGTATCCTCACGCACACGTTAGTCAACGCATCAGGACTATCTTCGACACTCGTTCTGAACGCACTTCTCCCACTGGACAAACGCCTCACTGCATTTTTTTCGCGAGGGTCATATGCGTCGTATCGCGGCCCTGGTACCTCCCACATTAGCCGACTTATCTACCCAGTTCCTGAGCAGAGCACAAGTCACGGACATGCAAGTCTAGGCACACACCTCACGGTAGACATGGAAGGAAACATCAAGTTCGGACCAGATGCAGAATGGCTTCAGCCCCCCGAAGACATGGCGCTAGACGGGCAGGAAACACATGATTTTTGGAAAGACACCTTATTCCAAGCGACAGTCGCCTTGAACAGAT ATGGCTTATCCTCCGACTATGTGGGCATCCGCCCTAAACTTGTTGGCCCCGGACATGGGTTCCAGGATTTTGTTATTCGACAAGATTGGTCTACCGACTTTTACAGCGCGGAAGCCAACAGTAGGTCCGGCCGAATGATTAGCTTACTAGGTATCGAATCACCCGGACTTACGTCTTCACTCGCTATGGGGGAGATGGTTGTCGAAGAATTAATCTGA
- a CDS encoding NADH-ubiquinone oxidoreductase family protein has product MVSLLRTLRSIRRVGMKEYIRQMWYIGDAKSGRFVGADQFGNRYFENTNAEEELPGRHRWVDYRQHEYNATQVPPDWHSWLHHIRSEPPTTDKIMHESTQPWQAQYLENLTGTRGAYRPYNTAAPKITAWDPKTRLRA; this is encoded by the exons ATGGTGTCACTACTAAGGACGCTGCGGAGCATTCGCCGCGTAGGTATGAAGGAGTATATTCGTCAAATGTGGTATATTGGAGATGCAAAGTCGGGACGATTCGTTGGGGCGGACCA GTTCGGTAACAGGTACTTTGAAAACACCAACGCCGAGGAAGAGCTTCCAG GACGCCATCGCTGGGTCGATTATCGCCAG CATGAATACAATGCGACCCAAGTCCCACCCGACTGGCACTCATGGCTCCACCATATCCGAAGCGAGCCCCCTACCACCGACAAGATAATGCATGAGTCTACTCAACCATGGCAAGCC CAATATCTCGAGAACTTGACTGGCACCAGAGGTGCATACCGTCCATATAACACTGCTGCACCAAAAATCACTGCGTGGGACCCCAAGACCAGACTGCGTGCATAG